The proteins below are encoded in one region of Podarcis raffonei isolate rPodRaf1 chromosome 6, rPodRaf1.pri, whole genome shotgun sequence:
- the LOC128416746 gene encoding protein-glutamine gamma-glutamyltransferase 5-like isoform X1, whose amino-acid sequence MRWAPGLAQQSPLTSFCSLVELQLAFITWHSTKNNLQHRTAEMGGQQVIARRGQPFTITLHFQGRGYLHGDSLHLIAETGPQPDQQAGTQSIFPVGPGHPDSKRAWRATASAASGPRSTDVVVWPPAGAPIGRYQLKIRVDSDHTSKFYYLGDFILLFNAWCPEDDVYLESELEREEYVLNEQGLIYQGNKNWIRPVPWNFGQFEEGIVGICLKLLDRSLHFLHDPGRDCSLRNSPVYVSRVLSAMINSNDDNGVLLGNWSEDYSGGVRPTEWSGSIAILTQWDHSGGRPVKYGQCWVFAAVMCTVLRCLGIPSRVVTNFDSGHEKDGNLIIDVFYDKAGHLLPTESKDSIWNFHVWNECWMARRDLPPGYHGWQVLDATPQERSNGLYCCGPAPVSAIREGDVDVRFDAPFVFSMVNADRVAWLLDGARKEKLQWDTSAVGNNISTKCVGSDEREDITSAYKYPEGSPAERRVFLKALGQRQPLSPPVRYRSGVLPVAFSVSVEDRTREPPPAMAQTSLKLQLVESPEVGQDIQLVLAACNLEFVHKELKLSLSAQAVLHDGHPRPPFWQETLYLSLRPREEKELPWTISYQQYGQQLGEDKQLRVIALGEENTTWLKTLAEKTITMASPSLDIHVLASVVVNQPFPIQVVFANPLSEPVGNCVLTMEGSGLVKGQPQIQLGPLGPRKQTSVRLQLTPYKSGPRQLHVTLKSSQFPPVKGHKQLQVAPRSGWRCRRD is encoded by the exons atgagatgggcccctggcctggcCCAGCAGTCTCCGCTGACGTCCTTTTGCTCTTTGGTAGAACTGCAGCTGGCGTTCATCACTTGGCACAGCACCAAGAACAACCTGCAGCACCGCACAGCGGAGATGGGGGGCCAGCAGGTGATCGCGCGGCGGGGGCAGCCCTTCACCATCACCCTCCACTTCCAGGGTCGAGGCTACCTGCACGGAGACTCCCTGCACCTGATTGCAGAGACAG GGCCTCAGCCAGACCAGCAGGCGGGGACACAATCCATCTTCCCAGTGGGGCCAGGACATCCAGACTCGAAGCGCGCCTGGAGAGCCACCGCCAGCGCCGCCAGCGGGCCCCGATCCACGGACGTCGTTGTCTGGCCTCCGGCTGGGGCCCCCATTGGGCGTTACCAGCTGAAGATCCGCGTCGACTCCGACCACACCTCCAAGTTCTACTACCTGGGGGACTTCATCCTGCTCTTCAATGCCTGGTGCCCAG AAGATGACGTTTACCTGGAGAGCGAGCTGGAGAGGGAGGAGTACGTCCTGAACGAGCAGGGCCTCATCTACCAGGGAAACAAGAACTGGATCCGCCCCGTTCCCTGGAACTTTGGGCAG tTTGAGGAGGGCATCGTGGGCATCTGCCTGAAGCTGTTGGACAGGAGCCTGCACTTCTTGCACGACCCCGGCAGGGATTGCTCCTTGCGCAACAGCCCCGTCTACGTCAGCCGGGTGCTGAGCGCCATG ATCAACAGCAACGATGACAACGGGGTCCTCCTGGGCAACTGGAGCGAGGACTATTCCGGGGGCGTCCGCCCCACCGAGTGGAGTGGCAGCATCGCCATCCTGACCCAGTGGGACCACAGCGGGGGCCGGCCGGTCAAGTATGGGCAGTGCTGGGTCTTTGCAGCCGTGATGTGCACAG TGCTGCGATGCCTCGGGATCCCTTCACGAGTGGTGACCAACTTTGACTCGGGGCACGAGAAGGACGGGAACCTGATTATCGATGTCTTCTATGACAAGGCCGGGCACCtcctgcccacagagagcaaggacaGCATCTG GAACTTCCACGTGTGGAATGAGTGCTGGATGGCGCGCAGAGACCTTCCCCCCGGCTACCATGGCTGGCAGGTCCTGGATGCCACCCCCCAGGAGCGCAGCAACG GGCTATACTGCTGTGGGCCAGCGCCTGTCAGCGCCATCCGGGAGGGAGACGTGGACGTGCGCTTCGATGCCCCCTTTGTGTTCTCCATGGTGAATGCTGACCGTGTGGCTTGGCTGCTGGACGGGGCAAGGAAGGAGAAGCTCCAGTGGGACACCAGTGCTGTTGGGAACAACATCAGCACCAAATGCGTTGGGAGCGATGAGCGGGAGGACATCACCAGTGCCTACAAATACCCAGAAG GCTCCCCGGCAGAGCGCCGTGTGTTCCTGAAGGCCCTCGGCCAGAGGCAGCCGCTCAGCCCCCCAGTGCGATACAGGTCGGGAGTCCTTCCGGTTGCGTTCTCTGTCTCTGTGGAGGACAGGACCCGGGAGCCGCCGCCGGCCATGGCCCAGACCTCTctgaagctccagctggtggagAGTCCTGAGGTGGGCCAGGACATCCAGCTGGTGCTGGCGGCCTGCAACCTGGAGTTTGTCCACAAGGAGCTCAAGCTGAGCCTCAGCGCCCAAGCCGTGCTGCACGATGGCCACCCGAGGCCGCCCTTCTGGCAGGAGACCCTGTACCTCTCCCTCCGCCCCAGGGAAG AGAAGGAGCTTCCTTGGACCATCTCCTACCAGCAGTACGGGCAGCAGCTGGGAGAGGATAAGCAGCTTCGCGTCATCGCGCTGGGCGAGGAAAACACTACCTGGCTGAAGACCCTGGCAGAGAAAACCATCACCATGGCCAGCCCCAGCCTGGACATCCAC GTATTGGCCTCCGTGGTGGTGAACCAGCCCTTCCCGATCCAGGTGGTGTTTGCCAACCCCCTTTCGGAGCCCGTGGGCAACTGCGTCTTGACCATGGAAGGCAGTGGGCTGGTGAAGGGCCAGCCCCAGATACA GTTGGGGCCCCTGGGCCCCCGGAAGCAGACCAGCGTCCGGCTCCAGCTGACGCCCTACAAGAGCGGCCCCCGGCAGCTGCACGTCACGCTCAAGAGCAGCCAGTTCCCCCCAGTCAAGGGCCACAAGCAGCTGCAAGTGGCCCCCCGCTCGGGATGGAGGTGTCGCAGGGACTGA
- the LOC128416746 gene encoding protein-glutamine gamma-glutamyltransferase 5-like isoform X2 — protein MAAKLQLAFITWHSTKNNLQHRTAEMGGQQVIARRGQPFTITLHFQGRGYLHGDSLHLIAETGPQPDQQAGTQSIFPVGPGHPDSKRAWRATASAASGPRSTDVVVWPPAGAPIGRYQLKIRVDSDHTSKFYYLGDFILLFNAWCPEDDVYLESELEREEYVLNEQGLIYQGNKNWIRPVPWNFGQFEEGIVGICLKLLDRSLHFLHDPGRDCSLRNSPVYVSRVLSAMINSNDDNGVLLGNWSEDYSGGVRPTEWSGSIAILTQWDHSGGRPVKYGQCWVFAAVMCTVLRCLGIPSRVVTNFDSGHEKDGNLIIDVFYDKAGHLLPTESKDSIWNFHVWNECWMARRDLPPGYHGWQVLDATPQERSNGLYCCGPAPVSAIREGDVDVRFDAPFVFSMVNADRVAWLLDGARKEKLQWDTSAVGNNISTKCVGSDEREDITSAYKYPEGSPAERRVFLKALGQRQPLSPPVRYRSGVLPVAFSVSVEDRTREPPPAMAQTSLKLQLVESPEVGQDIQLVLAACNLEFVHKELKLSLSAQAVLHDGHPRPPFWQETLYLSLRPREEKELPWTISYQQYGQQLGEDKQLRVIALGEENTTWLKTLAEKTITMASPSLDIHVLASVVVNQPFPIQVVFANPLSEPVGNCVLTMEGSGLVKGQPQIQLGPLGPRKQTSVRLQLTPYKSGPRQLHVTLKSSQFPPVKGHKQLQVAPRSGWRCRRD, from the exons ATGGCCGCGA AACTGCAGCTGGCGTTCATCACTTGGCACAGCACCAAGAACAACCTGCAGCACCGCACAGCGGAGATGGGGGGCCAGCAGGTGATCGCGCGGCGGGGGCAGCCCTTCACCATCACCCTCCACTTCCAGGGTCGAGGCTACCTGCACGGAGACTCCCTGCACCTGATTGCAGAGACAG GGCCTCAGCCAGACCAGCAGGCGGGGACACAATCCATCTTCCCAGTGGGGCCAGGACATCCAGACTCGAAGCGCGCCTGGAGAGCCACCGCCAGCGCCGCCAGCGGGCCCCGATCCACGGACGTCGTTGTCTGGCCTCCGGCTGGGGCCCCCATTGGGCGTTACCAGCTGAAGATCCGCGTCGACTCCGACCACACCTCCAAGTTCTACTACCTGGGGGACTTCATCCTGCTCTTCAATGCCTGGTGCCCAG AAGATGACGTTTACCTGGAGAGCGAGCTGGAGAGGGAGGAGTACGTCCTGAACGAGCAGGGCCTCATCTACCAGGGAAACAAGAACTGGATCCGCCCCGTTCCCTGGAACTTTGGGCAG tTTGAGGAGGGCATCGTGGGCATCTGCCTGAAGCTGTTGGACAGGAGCCTGCACTTCTTGCACGACCCCGGCAGGGATTGCTCCTTGCGCAACAGCCCCGTCTACGTCAGCCGGGTGCTGAGCGCCATG ATCAACAGCAACGATGACAACGGGGTCCTCCTGGGCAACTGGAGCGAGGACTATTCCGGGGGCGTCCGCCCCACCGAGTGGAGTGGCAGCATCGCCATCCTGACCCAGTGGGACCACAGCGGGGGCCGGCCGGTCAAGTATGGGCAGTGCTGGGTCTTTGCAGCCGTGATGTGCACAG TGCTGCGATGCCTCGGGATCCCTTCACGAGTGGTGACCAACTTTGACTCGGGGCACGAGAAGGACGGGAACCTGATTATCGATGTCTTCTATGACAAGGCCGGGCACCtcctgcccacagagagcaaggacaGCATCTG GAACTTCCACGTGTGGAATGAGTGCTGGATGGCGCGCAGAGACCTTCCCCCCGGCTACCATGGCTGGCAGGTCCTGGATGCCACCCCCCAGGAGCGCAGCAACG GGCTATACTGCTGTGGGCCAGCGCCTGTCAGCGCCATCCGGGAGGGAGACGTGGACGTGCGCTTCGATGCCCCCTTTGTGTTCTCCATGGTGAATGCTGACCGTGTGGCTTGGCTGCTGGACGGGGCAAGGAAGGAGAAGCTCCAGTGGGACACCAGTGCTGTTGGGAACAACATCAGCACCAAATGCGTTGGGAGCGATGAGCGGGAGGACATCACCAGTGCCTACAAATACCCAGAAG GCTCCCCGGCAGAGCGCCGTGTGTTCCTGAAGGCCCTCGGCCAGAGGCAGCCGCTCAGCCCCCCAGTGCGATACAGGTCGGGAGTCCTTCCGGTTGCGTTCTCTGTCTCTGTGGAGGACAGGACCCGGGAGCCGCCGCCGGCCATGGCCCAGACCTCTctgaagctccagctggtggagAGTCCTGAGGTGGGCCAGGACATCCAGCTGGTGCTGGCGGCCTGCAACCTGGAGTTTGTCCACAAGGAGCTCAAGCTGAGCCTCAGCGCCCAAGCCGTGCTGCACGATGGCCACCCGAGGCCGCCCTTCTGGCAGGAGACCCTGTACCTCTCCCTCCGCCCCAGGGAAG AGAAGGAGCTTCCTTGGACCATCTCCTACCAGCAGTACGGGCAGCAGCTGGGAGAGGATAAGCAGCTTCGCGTCATCGCGCTGGGCGAGGAAAACACTACCTGGCTGAAGACCCTGGCAGAGAAAACCATCACCATGGCCAGCCCCAGCCTGGACATCCAC GTATTGGCCTCCGTGGTGGTGAACCAGCCCTTCCCGATCCAGGTGGTGTTTGCCAACCCCCTTTCGGAGCCCGTGGGCAACTGCGTCTTGACCATGGAAGGCAGTGGGCTGGTGAAGGGCCAGCCCCAGATACA GTTGGGGCCCCTGGGCCCCCGGAAGCAGACCAGCGTCCGGCTCCAGCTGACGCCCTACAAGAGCGGCCCCCGGCAGCTGCACGTCACGCTCAAGAGCAGCCAGTTCCCCCCAGTCAAGGGCCACAAGCAGCTGCAAGTGGCCCCCCGCTCGGGATGGAGGTGTCGCAGGGACTGA